One part of the Streptomyces lydicus genome encodes these proteins:
- a CDS encoding ATP/GTP-binding protein: protein MSPRRNRQPGGAKPVDRTGGERYGLERTEEWRGEDWVVRQVGGGGAAKHYRCPGCDQEIPPGVPHVVAWPQHGDVDDRRHWHKACWNARDRRSARLQRSRNAPRY, encoded by the coding sequence GTGTCCCCGCGTCGAAACCGCCAGCCCGGCGGCGCCAAGCCCGTCGACCGCACGGGCGGCGAGCGCTACGGGCTGGAACGCACGGAGGAGTGGCGCGGCGAGGACTGGGTGGTACGGCAGGTCGGGGGCGGCGGCGCGGCCAAGCACTACCGCTGCCCGGGGTGCGACCAGGAGATCCCGCCCGGTGTCCCGCACGTCGTCGCCTGGCCGCAGCACGGCGACGTCGACGACCGCCGGCACTGGCACAAGGCGTGCTGGAACGCACGGGACCGCCGGAGCGCGCGGCTCCAGCGGTCCCGTAACGCACCCAGGTACTGA